Proteins encoded within one genomic window of Neorhizobium galegae bv. orientalis str. HAMBI 540:
- the adh gene encoding aldehyde dehydrogenase has product MNIMTKPASIYVSPFKDRYDNFIGGKFVPPVHGRYFDNITPITGAKVCEVARSDVADVELALDAAHDAKEAWGRTSASERANILLKIADRLEDNLQLLAQAETWDNGKPIRETTAADIPLSVDHFRYFASVLRAQEGTMSEIDADTVAYHYHEPLGVVGQIIPWNFSILMAAWKLAPALAAGNCIVLKPAEQTPAAIMVLMELIADLLPDGVLNIVNGMGPEVGGPLARSPRIAKIAFTGSTETGRIIMQAATENLIPVTLELGGKSPNIFFSDVMAEDDAFLDKAVEGFVLFAFNQGEVCTCPSRALIQEDIYEAFIARCIERVRAIKQGDPRDMQTMVGAQASQEQQNKILSYLTIGVEEGAEVLIGGDAARLDGDFSSGFYVQPTILKGHNKMRVFQEEIFGPVVSVTTFKNEAEALQIANDTIYGLGAGVWSRDANRCYRFGRSIQAGRVWINNYHAYPAHAAFGGYKQSGFGRETHKMMLDHYQQTKNMLVSYNPNKLGFF; this is encoded by the coding sequence ATGAACATCATGACCAAGCCGGCGAGCATCTATGTCTCGCCCTTCAAGGACCGCTATGACAATTTCATTGGCGGCAAGTTCGTTCCCCCAGTCCACGGCCGATATTTCGACAACATCACCCCGATCACTGGCGCAAAGGTCTGCGAAGTTGCTCGATCGGACGTGGCCGACGTTGAGCTGGCGCTGGATGCAGCCCACGATGCCAAGGAGGCCTGGGGCCGGACCTCAGCAAGCGAACGCGCCAACATCCTCTTGAAGATCGCCGATCGCTTGGAAGACAATCTCCAGCTTCTGGCGCAGGCTGAGACGTGGGACAACGGCAAGCCGATCCGCGAAACCACGGCGGCAGACATCCCGCTTTCAGTCGACCACTTCCGCTATTTCGCTTCTGTGTTGCGTGCCCAGGAAGGCACCATGTCCGAAATCGACGCCGACACGGTCGCCTATCACTATCACGAGCCGCTGGGCGTCGTCGGGCAGATCATTCCGTGGAACTTTTCAATCCTGATGGCCGCCTGGAAGCTGGCCCCCGCACTTGCCGCCGGCAACTGCATTGTACTGAAGCCTGCCGAACAGACACCAGCGGCCATCATGGTGCTGATGGAACTGATCGCCGACCTCCTGCCGGATGGCGTCCTGAACATCGTCAACGGGATGGGACCCGAGGTGGGAGGCCCACTGGCCAGATCCCCCCGCATTGCAAAGATCGCCTTCACCGGCTCCACCGAGACCGGGCGCATCATCATGCAGGCGGCAACCGAAAACCTGATCCCCGTGACCCTGGAATTAGGCGGCAAGTCCCCGAACATCTTCTTCTCCGACGTGATGGCAGAGGATGACGCGTTCCTTGACAAGGCCGTCGAAGGGTTCGTCCTATTTGCCTTCAACCAGGGCGAGGTCTGCACTTGTCCCAGTCGTGCGCTTATCCAGGAGGACATCTACGAGGCGTTCATCGCACGCTGCATCGAGCGGGTGCGCGCAATCAAACAGGGTGACCCTCGCGACATGCAGACGATGGTGGGGGCACAGGCGAGCCAGGAACAGCAGAACAAGATCCTGTCCTATCTGACGATCGGCGTGGAAGAAGGGGCAGAAGTACTGATCGGAGGGGATGCCGCGCGCCTTGACGGGGACTTTTCCAGTGGCTTTTACGTTCAACCAACGATCCTGAAGGGCCACAACAAGATGCGGGTCTTCCAGGAAGAGATCTTCGGCCCAGTGGTTTCTGTCACGACGTTCAAGAATGAGGCGGAGGCGCTGCAAATCGCTAATGACACCATATATGGCCTTGGGGCCGGCGTGTGGAGCCGCGACGCCAACCGTTGCTACCGCTTCGGTCGCTCAATCCAGGCTGGCCGCGTCTGGATCAACAATTATCACGCTTACCCGGCCCACGCCGCGTTCGGTGGATACAAGCAGTCGGGCTTTGGGCGCGAGACGCACAAGATGATGCTCGACCACTATCAGCAGACCAAGAACATGCTGGTCAGCTACAACCCAAACAAACTTGGGTTCTTCTGA